One part of the Streptomyces ferrugineus genome encodes these proteins:
- a CDS encoding class I SAM-dependent methyltransferase, whose amino-acid sequence MTRCRLCGSAALASVVDLGATPPCESFLAADRLDQPEPAYPLHLRVCTDCWLAQLPPLITPEETFTQYAYFSSYSTSWVEHARTFVAGAVQRVGLGPDAFVVEVASNDGYLLKHVVDRGIRCLGIEPSVNVGAAARDAGVPTLTEFLTPDTGSGVRAEHGPADLVVANNVYAHIPDVVGFTQGLRALVADDGWVSVEVQHLLTLIERNQYDTIYHEHFQYYTVASAIRALASGGLALVDVELLPTHGGSIRLWARPAEAAGEPTRRVADVLAREKAAGLQELSGYTEFSARVAKVRRDLLKFLIEAAERGETVVGYGAPGKGNTLLNHCGIRPDLLPYTVDRNPYKHGRFTPGTRIPILPPEQIAADRPDYVLVLPWNLRDELVEQLSFIHDWGGRLVFPIPELSVVEVASGKGTA is encoded by the coding sequence ATGACACGATGCCGACTCTGCGGCTCGGCGGCGCTGGCGAGCGTCGTCGACCTCGGGGCGACGCCACCGTGTGAGAGCTTTCTCGCCGCGGACCGACTGGACCAGCCGGAGCCGGCGTACCCGCTGCACCTGCGGGTCTGCACGGACTGCTGGCTCGCGCAGCTCCCGCCGCTGATCACGCCGGAGGAGACGTTCACGCAGTACGCGTACTTCTCCTCCTACTCGACCTCCTGGGTGGAGCACGCGCGCACCTTCGTCGCCGGCGCCGTGCAGCGGGTGGGCCTCGGCCCCGACGCCTTCGTGGTCGAGGTCGCGAGCAACGACGGGTACCTGCTGAAGCACGTGGTGGACCGGGGGATCCGCTGTCTGGGCATCGAGCCGTCGGTGAACGTGGGCGCCGCGGCACGGGACGCGGGGGTGCCCACGCTCACGGAGTTCCTGACCCCGGACACCGGCTCGGGCGTCCGCGCCGAACACGGCCCGGCGGACCTGGTCGTGGCCAACAACGTGTACGCGCACATCCCCGACGTGGTCGGCTTCACCCAGGGGCTGCGCGCCCTGGTCGCCGACGACGGCTGGGTCTCCGTCGAGGTGCAGCACCTGCTGACCCTGATCGAGCGGAACCAGTACGACACGATCTACCACGAGCACTTCCAGTACTACACGGTGGCGTCCGCGATCCGAGCTCTCGCGAGCGGCGGACTCGCGCTCGTGGACGTCGAGTTGCTGCCGACGCACGGCGGCTCCATCCGGCTGTGGGCCCGGCCGGCCGAGGCGGCCGGTGAGCCGACCCGGCGGGTGGCCGACGTGCTGGCCCGGGAGAAGGCCGCCGGGCTGCAGGAGCTGTCCGGGTACACCGAGTTCTCCGCCCGGGTGGCCAAGGTGCGCCGGGACCTGCTGAAGTTCCTCATCGAGGCGGCCGAGCGCGGCGAGACGGTCGTCGGCTACGGCGCCCCCGGCAAGGGCAACACCCTGCTCAACCACTGCGGCATCCGCCCCGACCTGCTCCCGTACACGGTCGACCGCAACCCCTACAAGCACGGCAGGTTCACCCCGGGCACCCGCATCCCGATCCTGCCGCCCGAGCAGATAGCCGCCGACCGACCGGACTACGTCCTCGTCCTCCCGTGGAACCTCCGGGACGAACTGGTCGAGCAACTGTCCTTCATCCACGACTGGGGCGGCCGGCTGGTCTTCCCCATCCCGGAACTGAGCGTTGTCGAGGTCGCATCTGGAAAGGGCACAGCATGA
- a CDS encoding sugar phosphate nucleotidyltransferase has translation MKVVLFCGGYGMRMRNGTADDVPKPMAMVGPRPLIWHVMRYYAHYGHREFILCLGYGAHHIKDFFLNYEETTSNDFVLRNGQTELLSTDISDWTITFAQTGVESPIGERLRRVRHHLDGDEMFLANYADVLTDAPLPEMIDRFARRDAGASMMVVPPQSSFHCVDLGEDGLVGGITAVSELPLWENGGYFVLRQEVFDHIPQGGDLVADGCAQLAKRGRLVAHRHRGFWKPTDTVKERAALDAAYARGERPWAVWERDDITGVRA, from the coding sequence ATGAAGGTCGTTCTGTTCTGCGGCGGTTACGGGATGCGGATGCGCAACGGAACCGCCGACGACGTGCCCAAGCCGATGGCGATGGTCGGCCCCCGGCCGCTGATCTGGCACGTCATGCGCTACTACGCGCACTACGGGCACCGGGAGTTCATCCTGTGCCTCGGGTACGGGGCCCACCACATCAAGGACTTCTTCCTCAACTACGAGGAGACGACGTCCAACGACTTCGTGCTGCGCAACGGGCAGACCGAGTTGCTGTCCACCGACATCTCGGACTGGACGATCACGTTCGCTCAGACCGGCGTCGAGTCACCCATCGGGGAACGGCTGCGCCGGGTGCGGCACCACCTGGACGGCGACGAGATGTTCCTCGCCAACTACGCCGACGTGCTCACCGACGCCCCGCTGCCGGAGATGATCGACCGGTTCGCCCGGCGCGACGCCGGCGCCTCGATGATGGTGGTGCCGCCGCAGTCCTCGTTCCACTGCGTGGACCTGGGCGAGGACGGCCTGGTGGGCGGCATCACCGCGGTGAGCGAACTGCCGCTGTGGGAGAACGGCGGCTACTTCGTGCTGCGCCAGGAGGTCTTCGACCACATACCTCAGGGCGGGGACCTGGTCGCCGACGGATGCGCCCAACTGGCCAAGCGCGGCCGCCTGGTGGCGCACCGGCACCGCGGCTTCTGGAAGCCGACCGACACCGTGAAGGAGCGGGCCGCGCTGGACGCCGCCTACGCCCGGGGCGAGCGCCCGTGGGCCGTGTGGGAGCGGGACGACATCACGGGGGTACGGGCGTGA
- a CDS encoding PIG-L deacetylase family protein, producing the protein MIRLGAGPLERIVAVGAHCDDIAIGAGGTLLTLCLARPGIRVDALVLSGGGSEREREEQAALAAFCPGADLRLTVLKLPDGRMPAHWDEAKSAVEELRMRTEPDLVLAPRTDDAHQDHRGLAKLMTTGFRDHLVLGYEIVKWDGDLGRPAAYQPLSPEIAEQKVRLLQEHYPSQRHRPWYDREAFLGLARIRGIECHERYAEAFAATKLTLNLGG; encoded by the coding sequence GTGATCCGGCTCGGGGCCGGGCCCCTGGAGCGGATCGTCGCGGTGGGCGCGCACTGCGACGACATCGCCATCGGCGCGGGCGGCACGCTGCTGACGCTGTGCCTGGCACGGCCGGGCATCCGCGTCGACGCGCTGGTGCTCTCCGGCGGCGGCAGCGAGCGGGAGCGGGAGGAGCAGGCCGCGCTCGCCGCCTTCTGCCCGGGCGCCGACCTGCGGCTGACCGTGCTCAAGCTGCCGGACGGCCGGATGCCCGCGCACTGGGACGAGGCCAAGTCCGCGGTCGAGGAACTGCGGATGCGGACCGAGCCGGATCTCGTGCTGGCCCCGCGCACCGATGACGCGCACCAGGACCACCGCGGCCTGGCGAAGCTGATGACCACCGGATTCCGCGACCACCTCGTGCTCGGCTACGAGATCGTCAAGTGGGACGGCGATCTCGGCCGGCCGGCGGCGTACCAGCCGCTGTCACCGGAGATCGCCGAACAGAAGGTGCGGCTGCTGCAGGAGCACTACCCCTCGCAGCGGCACCGGCCCTGGTACGACCGGGAGGCCTTCCTCGGCCTCGCACGGATCCGCGGCATCGAATGCCACGAGCGCTACGCCGAGGCGTTCGCCGCCACCAAACTCACGCTCAACCTGGGGGGTTGA
- a CDS encoding NAD-dependent epimerase/dehydratase family protein, protein MRVLLTGHQGYLGTVMAPVLAAAGHEVVGLDAGLFADCVLGPPPADPPGHRVDLRDVTAEHVAGVDAVIHLAALSNDPLGSLAPELTYDINHHASVRLARLARDAGVRRFLYASTCSVYGAAGGDDLVAEDAPLRPVTPYAESKVRVEDDLHALADGDFTPVFMRNATAFGHSPRLRADIVLNNLVGHALLSGEVLVLSDGTPWRPLVHAADIARAFTAALTAPRDAVHDRAFNIGSEINNVTVAEIAGQVAEAVSGAKVVITGETGADPRSYRVDFSRFRAAVPGFDCEWTVKQGALELADAYREHGLTREDFDRRFTRLAVLRAASDAGTVDDTLRRRR, encoded by the coding sequence TTGCGCGTACTACTGACCGGACACCAGGGCTATCTGGGCACCGTGATGGCCCCGGTCCTCGCCGCCGCCGGACACGAGGTCGTCGGCCTCGACGCCGGCCTGTTCGCCGACTGCGTCCTCGGCCCGCCGCCCGCGGACCCGCCGGGGCACCGGGTGGACCTGCGCGACGTCACGGCCGAACACGTGGCCGGCGTGGACGCCGTGATCCACCTGGCCGCGCTGTCCAACGACCCGCTGGGATCGCTGGCGCCGGAGCTCACCTACGACATCAACCACCACGCGTCCGTACGGCTGGCCCGGCTGGCCCGCGACGCCGGAGTGCGGCGCTTCCTGTACGCCTCCACCTGCTCGGTCTACGGCGCCGCCGGCGGCGACGACCTGGTGGCCGAGGACGCCCCGCTGCGCCCGGTGACGCCGTACGCGGAGTCCAAGGTGCGGGTCGAGGACGATCTGCACGCGCTGGCCGACGGCGACTTCACCCCGGTGTTCATGCGCAACGCCACCGCCTTCGGCCACTCGCCCCGGCTGCGCGCCGACATCGTGCTGAACAACCTGGTGGGCCACGCGCTGCTGTCCGGCGAGGTCCTCGTGCTCTCCGACGGCACCCCCTGGCGGCCGCTGGTGCACGCCGCCGACATCGCGCGGGCCTTCACGGCCGCGCTGACCGCGCCGCGCGACGCGGTGCACGACCGGGCGTTCAACATCGGCAGCGAGATCAACAACGTCACCGTCGCCGAGATCGCCGGGCAGGTCGCCGAGGCGGTGTCCGGCGCGAAGGTGGTGATCACCGGCGAGACCGGTGCCGATCCGCGGTCGTACCGGGTGGACTTCTCCCGGTTCCGCGCCGCGGTGCCCGGCTTCGACTGCGAGTGGACGGTGAAGCAGGGCGCGCTCGAACTCGCCGACGCCTACCGCGAACACGGGCTGACCCGGGAGGACTTCGACCGGCGCTTCACCCGCCTCGCCGTGCTGCGCGCGGCGTCCGACGCCGGCACCGTCGACGACACCCTGCGGCGGCGCCGGTGA
- a CDS encoding DUF4910 domain-containing protein: protein MYALVERMYPLCRSITGDGVRATLDIVGEYIPLQVHEVPTGTQVLDWTVPQEWNIRDAYIADAAGHRVVDFAASSLHVLGYSVPVSRTMPLSELRAHLHTLPDRPSWVPYRTSYYQPEWGFCLAQETLDALPDGDYEVCVDSTLADGHLTYAEHVIPGQVPDEVIVSSHVCHPSLANDNLAGIAVATFLARALAEQTPYYTYRFLFAPGTIGAITWLARNKERVERVKHGLVLACAGDRGSLTYKQSRRGDAEIDRVLRHVLTASERPHRIAEFTPYGYDERQFCSPGFDLGVGSLSRTPYAGYPEYHTSADNLDFVSPEAMADTLAVCREAFAVLDRNRRYLNLSPYGEPQLGRRGLYDALGGRSDTKQAQLAMLWVLNLSDGEHSLLEVAERSGLPFSAVAAAADALHGAGLVKA, encoded by the coding sequence ATGTACGCGCTGGTGGAGCGGATGTACCCGCTCTGCCGGTCGATCACGGGCGACGGCGTGCGCGCCACCCTCGACATCGTGGGCGAGTACATCCCGCTCCAGGTGCACGAGGTGCCGACCGGGACCCAGGTGCTGGACTGGACGGTGCCGCAGGAGTGGAACATCCGGGACGCGTACATCGCCGACGCCGCCGGCCACCGGGTCGTCGACTTCGCCGCGTCCAGCCTGCACGTGCTCGGCTACAGCGTGCCGGTGTCGCGAACCATGCCCCTGTCCGAGCTGCGCGCGCACCTGCACACCCTGCCGGACCGCCCGTCCTGGGTGCCGTACCGCACCAGCTACTACCAGCCGGAATGGGGGTTCTGCCTGGCCCAGGAGACCCTGGACGCGCTGCCGGACGGCGACTACGAGGTGTGCGTCGACTCCACCCTCGCGGACGGCCACCTCACCTACGCCGAGCATGTGATCCCCGGTCAGGTCCCCGACGAGGTGATCGTCTCCAGCCACGTCTGCCACCCTTCGCTGGCCAACGACAACCTGGCCGGCATCGCGGTGGCGACGTTCCTGGCCAGGGCGCTGGCGGAGCAGACGCCGTACTACACCTACCGGTTCCTCTTCGCGCCCGGCACCATCGGGGCGATCACCTGGCTGGCCCGCAACAAGGAGCGGGTGGAGCGGGTCAAGCACGGGCTGGTGCTGGCCTGTGCGGGCGACCGGGGCTCGCTGACGTACAAGCAGAGCAGGCGCGGCGACGCGGAGATCGACCGGGTGCTGCGGCATGTGCTGACCGCCTCCGAACGCCCGCACCGCATCGCCGAGTTCACTCCGTACGGCTACGACGAGCGGCAGTTCTGCTCCCCCGGGTTCGATCTCGGCGTGGGCTCGCTCAGCCGGACCCCGTACGCGGGTTACCCCGAGTACCACACCTCGGCGGACAACCTGGACTTCGTCTCCCCGGAGGCGATGGCGGACACCCTCGCGGTCTGCCGCGAGGCGTTCGCCGTCCTCGACCGCAACCGGCGGTACCTCAACCTCAGCCCCTACGGCGAACCACAGCTGGGCCGACGTGGGCTGTACGACGCGCTCGGCGGCCGCAGCGACACCAAGCAGGCGCAGCTGGCCATGCTCTGGGTGCTCAACCTCTCCGACGGCGAGCACAGTCTGCTGGAAGTCGCCGAGCGCTCCGGGCTGCCGTTCAGCGCCGTCGCCGCCGCGGCCGACGCCCTGCACGGCGCCGGGCTCGTCAAGGCGTGA
- a CDS encoding MATE family efflux transporter — protein MTTEEEKTRPTAARARRAVVGRLSWGLADQAASSIGNFLVGMYVARSLGLAAFGAFTLVWVTYGVVLNVSRGLASDPLVVRFSGVPDASWRAATARASGTALGVGAVIGVVSVAVGLSLGGRLGGAFVGLAIVLPGLLLQDAWRFAFFAAGAGRKAFVNDVVWGVALVPALVMAAKAGSVAGFVLAWGGSAAVAAGYGCFQSGIRPRPALARAWLREQRDLGYRYLVENVSLSGASQLRAYGLGAIAGVGAVGAVRGAELLLGPFLAVLMGLSLVTVPEAARVLRQAPHKLGRFCGLLSGALAAAALLWGGALLLVPDWAGEHLLGQVWDSAAQLIVPISLGVCAVSFGVGAAAGLRALAAAERSLRCQLFASACYVGGGLAGAAAAGAVGSAWGVAAANACGSAVWWLHLRAALRERHHNSVPEVRTS, from the coding sequence ATGACCACCGAGGAGGAGAAGACCAGGCCGACGGCAGCGAGGGCCAGGCGGGCCGTCGTCGGCAGGCTGTCCTGGGGACTGGCCGACCAGGCGGCCTCCAGCATCGGCAACTTCCTGGTGGGGATGTACGTGGCACGCTCGCTGGGGCTGGCCGCGTTCGGCGCGTTCACCCTGGTCTGGGTGACCTACGGCGTGGTGCTGAACGTCTCCCGCGGGCTCGCCTCCGATCCGCTCGTGGTGCGCTTCAGCGGCGTGCCGGACGCGTCCTGGCGTGCGGCGACGGCCCGGGCGTCGGGTACCGCGCTGGGCGTCGGTGCCGTCATCGGCGTGGTGTCCGTGGCGGTCGGGCTGAGTCTCGGAGGCCGGTTGGGGGGAGCGTTCGTCGGCCTCGCCATCGTGCTGCCGGGGCTGCTCCTGCAGGACGCCTGGCGATTTGCGTTCTTCGCCGCGGGCGCCGGGCGGAAGGCGTTCGTCAACGACGTCGTGTGGGGCGTCGCGCTCGTCCCTGCCTTGGTGATGGCGGCCAAGGCAGGCAGCGTGGCGGGCTTCGTGCTCGCCTGGGGCGGGTCCGCCGCGGTGGCCGCGGGGTACGGCTGCTTCCAGTCCGGTATCCGGCCCAGGCCGGCCCTGGCGCGGGCGTGGCTGCGCGAGCAGCGCGACCTCGGCTACCGGTACCTGGTCGAGAACGTCAGCCTCAGCGGGGCGAGCCAGCTGCGGGCGTACGGGCTCGGCGCGATCGCCGGGGTCGGCGCGGTGGGTGCGGTCCGGGGCGCCGAACTCCTGCTCGGCCCGTTCCTCGCCGTGCTGATGGGCCTTTCGCTCGTCACCGTACCGGAGGCGGCACGGGTGCTGCGGCAGGCCCCGCACAAGCTGGGCAGGTTCTGCGGTCTGCTCTCCGGCGCGCTGGCCGCCGCCGCGCTGCTGTGGGGCGGCGCGCTGCTCCTGGTGCCGGACTGGGCCGGCGAGCACCTGCTCGGCCAGGTCTGGGACTCCGCCGCCCAGCTCATCGTGCCGATCTCGCTCGGCGTCTGTGCCGTCAGCTTCGGCGTCGGCGCGGCGGCAGGGCTGCGCGCGCTCGCCGCGGCCGAGCGCAGCCTGCGCTGCCAGCTGTTCGCCTCCGCCTGCTACGTCGGCGGCGGCCTCGCCGGGGCGGCCGCGGCCGGCGCGGTCGGCTCGGCCTGGGGCGTCGCCGCCGCGAACGCCTGCGGCTCCGCCGTGTGGTGGCTGCATCTGCGGGCCGCCCTGCGCGAGCGCCACCACAACTCCGTTCCCGAAGTGAGGACTTCATGA
- a CDS encoding glycosyltransferase family 2 protein, protein MTAQPRLSIGLPVYNGEEYLAESLDALLGQTYEDFELVISDNASTDGTQEICRKYAAQDPRIRYIRLARNIGAAPNHNYVFTECRGELFKWASHDDLYARDLLRRCVEALDERPDVVLAHADQAVIDGDGKVKVPYDYTLATASPHAPERFRSFLFEPGGDDFYGVLRADMLRKVRPHDSYHHADRTFVAQIVLQGPFHQVPELLYFRRDHPTRAERANPSKRSRCVNLDPRRAGPLHPTPRLLAEYVWGFVSVIRRAPLSPTDRRACYRHLASWMASRVRPGAGERVEDRAPVDPGRLTVSVDALVAGREGRQA, encoded by the coding sequence ATGACCGCGCAACCCAGGCTGAGCATCGGCCTGCCCGTCTACAACGGCGAGGAGTACCTCGCCGAGTCGCTCGACGCCCTGCTCGGCCAGACCTACGAGGACTTCGAGCTGGTCATCTCCGACAACGCCTCGACCGACGGGACCCAGGAGATCTGCCGCAAGTACGCAGCCCAGGACCCCCGCATCCGGTACATCCGGCTGGCCCGGAACATCGGTGCCGCGCCCAACCACAACTACGTGTTCACCGAGTGCCGCGGCGAGCTGTTCAAGTGGGCCTCGCACGACGACCTGTACGCCCGGGACCTGCTGCGGCGCTGCGTCGAGGCGCTGGACGAGCGGCCGGACGTAGTCCTCGCCCACGCCGACCAGGCGGTCATCGACGGCGACGGCAAGGTGAAAGTCCCGTACGACTACACGCTCGCCACCGCCTCCCCGCACGCGCCGGAGCGCTTCCGCAGCTTCCTGTTCGAGCCCGGCGGCGACGACTTCTACGGCGTGCTGCGGGCCGACATGCTGCGCAAGGTCAGGCCGCACGACAGCTACCACCACGCGGACCGCACGTTCGTCGCCCAGATCGTCCTGCAAGGCCCCTTCCACCAGGTGCCGGAGCTGCTGTACTTCCGCCGCGACCACCCCACCCGCGCCGAGCGGGCGAACCCGTCCAAGCGCTCCCGGTGCGTCAACCTGGACCCGCGCCGGGCAGGCCCGCTGCACCCGACGCCCCGGTTGCTCGCCGAGTACGTCTGGGGTTTCGTCTCGGTGATCCGGCGGGCGCCGTTGTCCCCGACCGACCGGCGCGCGTGCTACCGCCACCTGGCCTCATGGATGGCCAGCCGGGTCCGGCCGGGCGCCGGCGAGCGGGTCGAGGACCGCGCCCCGGTCGACCCGGGTCGACTCACCGTCTCCGTCGACGCCCTCGTCGCCGGCCGTGAAGGGAGGCAGGCGTGA
- a CDS encoding polysaccharide pyruvyl transferase family protein translates to MRTPVRVGLFGLLGSGNLGNDGSLEAVLGYLRAEHPEAVVDALCGGPEVVSARYGIPATRLNWYSGEYRTASSVGAIAGKGLGKLVDAVRTAAWVRRHDVVIVPGMGVLEATLPLRPWGFPYSLFLLCASGRVFRTRVALVSVGASAISHRATRALVRWSARLATYRSFRGAMSRDAIRAMGVDTARDEVCPDLTFALPTPRASAPADPPGPVCVGVMDFHGGNDERARAEEIHRRYLDGTTQFVRALVEDGRPVRLLIGDELDAPVAAAILDAVGSPLVTAAEATSLADLMKEAAAADAVVATRYHNLVCAVKVGTPTLALSYSAKSDVLMAEMGLGAYCHPAREVDVDQLLEQFRALEKRSAELRRVLAERNLAAVRRVEHQLTALTASLFPATEAS, encoded by the coding sequence GTGAGGACTCCGGTACGCGTCGGGCTGTTCGGCCTGCTCGGCTCCGGCAACCTCGGCAACGACGGCTCGCTCGAGGCCGTGCTCGGGTACCTCCGCGCCGAGCACCCGGAGGCGGTCGTGGACGCGCTGTGCGGCGGACCCGAGGTCGTATCGGCCCGGTACGGCATCCCCGCGACGCGGCTGAACTGGTACAGCGGCGAGTACCGGACCGCGTCGAGCGTGGGCGCGATCGCCGGGAAGGGTCTGGGCAAACTCGTCGACGCCGTCCGCACCGCAGCCTGGGTGCGCCGGCACGACGTGGTGATCGTGCCGGGCATGGGCGTCCTGGAGGCCACGCTGCCGCTGCGCCCGTGGGGCTTCCCGTACTCGCTGTTCCTGCTCTGCGCGAGCGGCCGGGTGTTTCGCACCCGGGTCGCGCTGGTCAGCGTCGGCGCCTCCGCGATCAGCCACCGGGCGACCCGAGCCCTGGTGCGCTGGTCGGCGCGGCTGGCCACGTACAGGTCGTTCCGGGGCGCCATGTCCCGCGACGCGATCCGGGCGATGGGCGTGGACACCGCGCGCGACGAGGTCTGTCCGGACCTCACGTTCGCCCTGCCGACCCCGCGCGCGAGCGCGCCCGCGGACCCGCCGGGCCCGGTCTGCGTCGGCGTGATGGACTTCCACGGCGGCAACGACGAGCGCGCCCGGGCCGAGGAGATCCACCGACGCTACCTCGACGGGACGACCCAGTTCGTCCGCGCGCTGGTCGAGGACGGCAGGCCGGTCCGGCTGCTCATCGGCGACGAGCTCGATGCGCCGGTGGCCGCCGCGATCCTCGACGCGGTGGGCTCGCCGCTCGTCACCGCCGCCGAGGCGACCTCGCTCGCCGACCTCATGAAGGAGGCGGCGGCTGCCGACGCCGTGGTGGCGACCCGCTACCACAACCTGGTCTGCGCGGTGAAGGTCGGCACGCCGACGCTCGCGCTCAGCTATTCGGCGAAGAGCGACGTGCTGATGGCGGAGATGGGCCTCGGCGCGTACTGCCACCCGGCCCGCGAGGTCGACGTCGACCAGCTGCTCGAGCAGTTCCGGGCGCTGGAGAAGCGATCGGCGGAGCTGCGGCGGGTCCTCGCCGAGCGGAACCTGGCCGCTGTCCGGCGCGTGGAACACCAGCTCACCGCCTTGACCGCGTCCCTGTTCCCGGCGACGGAGGCCTCATGA
- the rfbC gene encoding dTDP-4-dehydrorhamnose 3,5-epimerase — protein sequence MKATEVPQIAGAYLFEPTPYADERGFFCRTFDADVVRSVGLDPCAFVQDSVSRSVRGVLRGLHLRSGTGEAKLVRCSYGKIFDVVVDLRPASPTYRNWTSFELSGETQATVYIPAGCAHGFQALTETADTSYRIDRPHDPAEDVTIAFDDPELAIPWPLPVTSMSQRDREAPRLAEVLKHQEG from the coding sequence ATGAAGGCGACCGAAGTCCCTCAGATCGCCGGGGCGTATCTCTTCGAGCCGACCCCGTACGCCGACGAACGCGGCTTCTTCTGCCGCACCTTCGACGCCGACGTGGTCCGCTCGGTGGGCCTCGACCCGTGCGCCTTCGTCCAGGACAGCGTGTCCCGCTCGGTCCGGGGCGTACTGCGCGGGCTGCACCTGCGCTCCGGCACGGGCGAGGCCAAGCTGGTGCGGTGCTCGTACGGAAAGATCTTCGACGTGGTGGTGGATCTGAGGCCGGCCTCACCGACGTACCGGAACTGGACCTCCTTCGAACTGTCCGGCGAGACACAGGCGACGGTGTACATCCCGGCGGGATGCGCGCACGGCTTCCAGGCGCTGACCGAGACCGCCGACACCTCGTACCGGATCGACCGCCCGCACGACCCGGCCGAGGACGTGACGATCGCCTTCGACGATCCGGAGTTGGCGATCCCCTGGCCGCTGCCGGTCACCTCGATGTCCCAGCGGGACCGGGAGGCGCCGCGCCTCGCCGAGGTCCTGAAACACCAGGAAGGATGA
- a CDS encoding glutamate-1-semialdehyde 2,1-aminomutase — MEELLLPKSQAANEQLHTLIPGGAHTYAKGDDQYPENLAPVISHGRGAHVWDIDGNRYIEYGSGLRSVSLGHAHPRVTEAVRRELDRGSNFVRPSILEVEAAERFLATVPTAEMVKFAKNGSDVTTAAVRLARAVTGRPRVAICADHPFFSVDDWFIGTTPMSAGIPAATTDLTVAFPYGDLTATEELLTRHRDEIACLILEPAGHTEPPPGYLAGLRELADRHGCVLIFDEMITGLRWSEAGAQGLYGVVPDLSTFGKALGNGFAVSALAGRRELMERGGLRHSHDRVFLLSTTHGAETHSLAAAMAVLTTYVEEGTTARLHALGERLADGVREAAAGMGVGDYVVVRGRASNLVFATLDENGRPSQPYRTLFLRRLLAGGVLAPSFVVSSALSEADIDRTVEVVAQACAVYRKALDAADPTPWLAGRPVKPVFRRLA; from the coding sequence GTGGAAGAGCTCCTCCTCCCCAAGTCACAAGCGGCGAACGAGCAACTGCACACCCTGATCCCCGGAGGCGCTCACACCTACGCCAAGGGCGACGACCAGTACCCCGAGAACCTGGCCCCGGTCATCAGCCACGGCCGCGGTGCCCATGTGTGGGACATCGACGGCAACCGCTACATCGAGTACGGCTCCGGCCTGCGCTCGGTCAGCCTCGGCCACGCCCACCCGCGCGTGACCGAGGCGGTACGGCGCGAACTCGACCGCGGCAGCAACTTCGTGAGGCCGTCCATCCTGGAGGTCGAGGCCGCGGAACGCTTCCTGGCCACGGTGCCGACCGCCGAGATGGTGAAGTTCGCGAAGAACGGCTCCGACGTCACCACCGCCGCGGTCCGCCTCGCCCGCGCGGTCACCGGGCGCCCGCGGGTCGCCATCTGCGCCGACCACCCGTTCTTCTCCGTCGACGACTGGTTCATCGGCACCACGCCGATGTCCGCCGGCATCCCGGCGGCGACCACGGACCTCACCGTGGCGTTTCCGTACGGGGACCTGACCGCCACGGAGGAGCTGCTCACCCGGCACCGGGACGAGATCGCCTGCCTGATCCTCGAACCCGCCGGCCACACCGAGCCGCCGCCCGGCTACCTGGCCGGCCTGCGCGAACTGGCCGACCGGCACGGCTGCGTACTGATCTTCGACGAGATGATCACCGGCCTGCGCTGGTCCGAGGCGGGCGCTCAGGGCCTGTACGGCGTCGTCCCCGACCTCTCCACGTTCGGCAAGGCACTGGGCAACGGCTTCGCCGTCTCCGCGCTGGCCGGGCGCCGCGAGCTGATGGAGCGGGGCGGGCTGCGCCACTCCCACGACCGGGTGTTCCTGCTGTCCACCACGCACGGTGCGGAGACACACTCCCTGGCAGCCGCGATGGCCGTGCTCACCACGTACGTCGAGGAGGGCACGACCGCCCGACTGCACGCACTCGGCGAGCGGTTGGCCGACGGTGTCCGCGAGGCCGCGGCCGGCATGGGCGTCGGCGACTATGTCGTCGTCCGGGGCCGGGCCAGCAACCTGGTCTTCGCCACCCTCGACGAGAACGGCCGGCCGTCGCAGCCGTACCGCACCCTGTTCCTGCGCCGGCTCCTCGCGGGCGGGGTACTGGCCCCGTCGTTCGTGGTGAGCAGCGCGCTCAGCGAGGCCGACATCGACCGCACCGTCGAGGTGGTGGCCCAGGCATGCGCGGTGTACCGGAAGGCACTGGACGCCGCCGATCCCACGCCCTGGCTGGCGGGACGACCGGTGAAGCCGGTGTTCCGCCGCTTGGCATGA